In the genome of Paenibacillus sp. FSL R5-0766, one region contains:
- a CDS encoding glycogen/starch/alpha-glucan phosphorylase yields the protein MFDNKETFKSIFTRNLVSKLGKPIEEATQEDVYHVLGSMIREYAGQDWAASNQGFKQRQDKQVYYFSLEFLIGRLLGNNLLNVNELELVRDSLAELGFSLEEIEEQEADAGLGNGGLGRLAACFLDSLASLRYAGHGCGIRYKYGLFEQKIINGNQVELPDNWLDKGNEWEVRRPDKKVEVQFWGRVEAHEQDGEYQFVTKDAESVVAIPYDVPVIGYGQTHVNTLRLWSAEPKRETSLDTPSNYYGYLDYSRSVESISEFLYPDDSQYEGKLLRLKQQYFMCSAGVQSALRTFNKLELPYDRLPDKVAFHINDTHPTLVIPELMRILIDVKGYGWDEAWDITTRTVSYTNHTTLSEALEKWPVSMISRLLPRIYMIIEEINRRFCGMLLDRYPGDQDRIQNLAIVANDQVRMAHLAIVGSHSVNGVAALHTEILKEREMAPFYELYPERFNNKTNGITHRRWLMHANPKLSDLITDTIGNDWITEPGKLEQLAGFADNTSFQEQFRLIKRDNKERLAAYILDHTGTAVNPDSIFDVQVKRLHGYKRQLLNILHVMHLYNRLKNDASFDMVPRTFIFGAKAAPSYYFAKKIIKLINTVADTVNRDAAVNDRLKVFFLENYSVSLAEKIIPAADVSEQISTAGKEASGTGNMKFMMNGALTIGTMDGANVEMAEQVGEENMFIYGLRADEVLEYYRSGSYRPNEIVQHDERIREVVEQLVHPGAFCYRDGEFWDIYDSLLAHGDEYFVLRDFAAYADAHAAIDQAYRDIPGWTRKAILNTAHSGIFSSDRTISEYATDIWGIHPVSGNWKG from the coding sequence TTGTTTGACAACAAGGAAACGTTCAAGAGTATCTTTACACGGAATCTGGTCAGCAAATTGGGCAAACCGATTGAAGAAGCAACACAGGAAGACGTATACCACGTACTGGGAAGCATGATTCGTGAATATGCAGGCCAGGATTGGGCAGCGTCGAATCAGGGGTTCAAGCAGCGCCAGGATAAACAGGTCTATTACTTCTCGCTGGAATTCCTGATTGGACGTCTGCTCGGCAACAATCTGTTGAATGTGAATGAATTGGAATTGGTGCGTGACAGTTTAGCTGAGCTGGGCTTCTCCTTGGAGGAGATAGAAGAACAGGAGGCGGATGCAGGACTCGGTAATGGAGGTCTGGGACGACTCGCTGCCTGTTTCCTGGATTCACTCGCATCACTACGATATGCAGGACATGGTTGCGGGATTCGATATAAATACGGGTTGTTTGAGCAAAAAATCATCAATGGTAATCAGGTAGAGTTACCCGACAATTGGCTGGATAAGGGCAATGAATGGGAAGTCCGCCGTCCAGACAAAAAGGTGGAAGTACAGTTCTGGGGCCGAGTAGAAGCTCATGAGCAGGATGGAGAATATCAGTTTGTTACAAAAGATGCCGAATCGGTTGTCGCCATACCCTATGACGTGCCTGTCATCGGTTATGGTCAAACTCATGTGAATACATTGCGTCTCTGGAGTGCCGAGCCAAAGCGCGAGACTTCACTCGACACCCCTTCGAACTACTACGGTTATCTGGATTATAGCCGATCGGTTGAATCAATCTCGGAATTCCTGTATCCGGACGATTCCCAGTACGAAGGAAAGCTGCTGCGATTGAAGCAGCAATACTTCATGTGCTCGGCAGGTGTACAGAGCGCTTTGCGTACGTTCAACAAGCTGGAGCTACCGTATGATCGGTTGCCTGATAAAGTGGCCTTCCACATTAATGACACGCATCCAACCTTGGTTATTCCAGAACTGATGCGCATCCTGATTGATGTGAAGGGGTATGGCTGGGATGAAGCATGGGATATCACAACCCGTACTGTATCGTATACCAATCATACAACGCTTAGTGAGGCGCTTGAGAAGTGGCCTGTATCCATGATCAGCAGGCTGCTGCCACGAATCTACATGATCATTGAAGAGATCAACAGACGCTTCTGTGGCATGCTGCTGGACCGGTATCCAGGAGATCAGGATCGCATTCAAAATTTGGCGATTGTTGCAAACGATCAGGTACGGATGGCGCATCTGGCGATTGTAGGCAGTCATAGCGTGAATGGTGTTGCTGCTTTGCATACCGAGATTTTGAAAGAGCGTGAGATGGCTCCCTTCTATGAACTGTATCCAGAGCGTTTCAATAACAAAACCAATGGTATCACCCATCGCCGCTGGTTGATGCATGCCAATCCGAAACTGTCGGATCTGATTACGGATACAATCGGTAACGATTGGATAACAGAGCCGGGCAAGCTGGAGCAGTTGGCTGGCTTTGCGGATAATACATCATTTCAGGAGCAGTTCCGTTTGATTAAGCGGGATAACAAAGAGCGGCTAGCTGCGTATATTCTGGACCATACCGGGACAGCAGTGAATCCGGATTCCATCTTTGATGTACAGGTGAAGAGGCTGCACGGGTACAAACGTCAACTGTTGAACATTCTGCATGTCATGCATCTGTATAACCGGCTTAAGAATGATGCTTCGTTTGATATGGTACCACGAACGTTCATCTTTGGTGCCAAGGCAGCGCCGAGTTATTATTTTGCCAAGAAAATTATTAAGCTGATCAACACCGTGGCTGACACAGTGAATCGGGATGCGGCCGTGAATGACCGCTTGAAGGTATTTTTCCTCGAAAATTATTCCGTCTCTCTCGCAGAGAAAATCATTCCCGCTGCGGATGTTAGTGAACAGATCTCAACCGCAGGTAAGGAAGCTTCCGGTACGGGCAACATGAAATTTATGATGAACGGTGCTTTAACGATTGGTACGATGGATGGAGCCAACGTGGAGATGGCGGAGCAGGTTGGGGAAGAAAATATGTTCATCTATGGTCTGCGTGCAGACGAAGTGCTTGAGTACTATCGTTCGGGTAGCTATCGTCCGAATGAGATTGTGCAGCACGATGAACGCATTCGCGAGGTTGTGGAGCAATTAGTACATCCAGGTGCATTCTGTTATCGTGACGGGGAGTTCTGGGATATTTATGACTCCTTGCTGGCCCATGGTGATGAATACTTTGTATTGCGTGATTTTGCTGCTTATGCAGACGCGCATGCTGCGATTGACCAGGCGTATCGGGATATTCCGGGCTGGACTCGGAAAGCGATATTAAACACGGCTCATTCCGGCATATTCTCCAGTGATCGTACCATTAGTGAGTATGCGACAGATATCTGGGGTATTCATCCCGTGTCCGGGAACTGGAAAGGTTAA
- a CDS encoding VanZ family protein: protein MSEKSWLHSKWMLTIVTCMAVLYILIMGILLFISGRTPGMYYQYNLVPFETIRPLLLERERYNTDTWVKNLFGNIVLFIPLGIWIPWLFRRCRSFLTFTSTVVLLLLGVEVTQLITRVGSFDVDDIILNTIGAWIGYAVFKLVLCSQKRTRN from the coding sequence ATGAGCGAAAAGTCGTGGCTCCACTCCAAGTGGATGCTGACCATTGTTACTTGCATGGCAGTCCTTTACATACTGATTATGGGCATTTTACTGTTCATCAGCGGCCGAACACCAGGCATGTATTATCAATATAATCTCGTACCCTTCGAGACCATTCGGCCACTTCTATTGGAGAGGGAGAGGTACAATACAGATACCTGGGTCAAAAACCTGTTTGGCAATATCGTATTGTTCATTCCGCTGGGCATCTGGATTCCATGGTTGTTTCGGAGGTGTCGTTCGTTCCTGACATTTACATCAACAGTAGTTTTGCTTCTGCTGGGTGTTGAGGTCACACAATTGATTACACGTGTAGGTTCGTTTGATGTGGATGACATTATTCTGAACACGATCGGTGCCTGGATCGGATACGCCGTATTTAAGTTAGTCTTATGTTCACAAAAAAGGACTCGGAATTGA
- a CDS encoding M3 family oligoendopeptidase produces MKFSEYTYTRPNLEHIKTSFRELLSGFEAAATVEEQSGFMDQINALRSDFETQAQLVYIRHSIDTNDEFYKAENEFLDENAPIVQEYITDFYRALVNSKFRNELEQKWGSQLFQLADLSLKTFSPEIIEELQKENKLSTEYNQLIASAKIPFEGEERTLPQLHPFELSTDRSMRERASEARYTFMAEHEAEFDRIYDELVKVRTQIAKKLGYPSYVELGYDRMNRTDYNAEMVANFRAQVRDYIVPVATKLRERQRNRIDVDTLYYYDQGFSFKTGNPTPKGDADWIIDNGKKMYAELSPETDAFFQMMTENELMDLVSKKGKQGGGYCTFLNDYKVPFIFSNFNGTSGDIDVLTHEAGHAFQVYESRDFAVPEYNWPTYESAEIHSMSMEFFTWPWMQLFFKEDTDKYKFDHLSSGLLFIPYGVAVDEFQHFVYANPDATPTERKQAWRNIEKTYLPHINYKDNAYLEQGGFWHKQGHIFSSPFYYIDYTLAQICAFQFWKRSNEDMKSAWADYLTLCKAGGSLSFTGLVELAGLNSPFEDGCVSSVIGDIEAWLDGVNDKAL; encoded by the coding sequence ATGAAATTTAGTGAGTATACGTATACACGTCCGAATCTGGAACATATCAAGACATCTTTCCGTGAGCTGTTGAGCGGTTTTGAAGCTGCGGCAACGGTTGAAGAACAGAGTGGGTTCATGGATCAGATTAACGCGCTGCGCAGTGATTTTGAGACACAAGCCCAATTGGTCTACATCCGTCATTCCATTGATACCAATGATGAGTTTTACAAGGCGGAGAACGAATTTCTGGATGAGAATGCACCAATTGTGCAGGAATATATCACGGATTTTTACCGTGCATTGGTTAACTCCAAATTCCGCAATGAGTTGGAACAAAAATGGGGTTCACAGCTTTTCCAGCTGGCAGATCTTTCACTGAAAACATTCAGTCCGGAAATTATTGAAGAACTCCAGAAGGAGAACAAACTTTCCACAGAATACAATCAATTGATCGCATCCGCTAAAATTCCGTTCGAAGGTGAAGAACGCACGTTGCCACAGCTTCATCCATTTGAACTGTCCACGGATCGCTCCATGCGTGAGCGTGCTTCGGAAGCCAGATACACTTTCATGGCTGAACATGAGGCTGAATTCGATCGCATTTACGATGAACTGGTTAAAGTACGTACACAGATCGCGAAGAAACTGGGCTATCCAAGCTATGTGGAACTCGGCTATGATCGCATGAACCGTACAGATTACAACGCCGAGATGGTTGCCAACTTCCGTGCACAAGTTCGCGATTATATCGTACCTGTGGCGACCAAGCTCAGAGAGCGTCAGCGTAATCGGATCGATGTGGATACACTGTATTATTACGATCAGGGCTTCAGCTTCAAGACGGGTAACCCGACACCTAAGGGTGACGCGGACTGGATTATCGATAATGGTAAAAAAATGTACGCTGAATTATCACCAGAGACGGATGCTTTTTTCCAGATGATGACCGAAAACGAGCTTATGGATCTGGTAAGCAAAAAAGGTAAACAGGGCGGCGGATATTGTACGTTCCTGAACGATTACAAAGTGCCGTTTATCTTCTCCAACTTCAACGGTACATCCGGTGATATTGATGTATTGACACATGAAGCAGGTCATGCTTTCCAGGTGTATGAGAGCCGTGATTTTGCAGTGCCTGAATACAACTGGCCGACATATGAATCGGCTGAGATTCATTCCATGAGTATGGAGTTTTTCACATGGCCGTGGATGCAGTTGTTCTTCAAGGAAGATACGGACAAGTACAAGTTTGATCACCTGTCTTCCGGTCTGTTGTTCATTCCGTATGGTGTAGCTGTGGATGAATTCCAGCATTTTGTGTATGCGAACCCGGATGCAACTCCAACGGAGCGTAAGCAGGCATGGCGCAACATTGAGAAGACCTATCTGCCACACATCAATTACAAAGATAATGCGTATTTGGAGCAAGGTGGTTTCTGGCATAAGCAAGGTCACATTTTCTCATCGCCGTTCTATTACATTGACTATACGTTGGCACAAATCTGTGCATTCCAGTTCTGGAAACGCAGCAATGAGGACATGAAGTCTGCATGGGCCGACTATCTGACATTGTGTAAAGCGGGAGGAAGCCTGTCCTTCACCGGATTGGTTGAACTGGCTGGATTGAACTCACCATTCGAGGATGGCTGTGTATCCTCCGTAATTGGCGATATTGAGGCATGGCTTGACGGCGTGAACGATAAGGCGCTGTAA
- the glgD gene encoding glucose-1-phosphate adenylyltransferase subunit GlgD, which translates to MKSLIGVINLDHELEELKELTYFRCGAAVPYAGRYRLIDFVLSNMMNAGIESIGVFVRRKYRSLMDHLGDGKPWDLDRKHGGMFILPPDWNDPTDTSQGDLQHFHNNLDFFRRGAGQYVVHAGSRHVTKADLQDVYRYHISKGADVTLVCKKVDQLLPEHDACVKVDHDGDGNVVDIHQSANHPNIYTEIFIMEKELFLRQVQRCIDHGESHFFRDVIQKNPDGLNIAAYAYDGYHAVINSIDSYYRNSMDLLNTGQYEQLFKEDPIQTKIKYEAPAKYLDTADVKHSLLANGCIVAGEVEDSILFRGVQVAKGAKIKGSIIMQKCYIGEGTVLENVILDKDVKLTGGQTLIGDPSNPYILAKSTII; encoded by the coding sequence ATGAAATCATTGATCGGAGTTATTAACCTTGACCATGAACTTGAGGAATTGAAGGAATTGACGTACTTTCGCTGCGGAGCCGCGGTGCCTTATGCCGGGCGTTACCGTCTGATCGATTTTGTTCTATCTAATATGATGAATGCCGGAATTGAGAGTATAGGGGTGTTTGTCCGTCGTAAGTATCGCTCGCTGATGGACCATCTGGGTGACGGCAAGCCTTGGGATTTGGATCGTAAGCATGGGGGCATGTTTATTTTACCGCCGGACTGGAACGATCCAACAGATACATCACAAGGGGACTTGCAGCATTTCCATAACAATCTGGACTTCTTCCGCAGAGGTGCAGGGCAATATGTAGTGCATGCGGGCAGTCGCCATGTGACCAAAGCAGACCTCCAGGATGTCTACAGGTATCACATCAGTAAAGGAGCGGACGTTACACTGGTCTGCAAAAAAGTAGATCAGCTGCTGCCTGAGCATGACGCCTGTGTCAAAGTTGATCATGACGGGGACGGTAACGTGGTGGACATTCACCAAAGCGCTAATCACCCGAATATATATACAGAAATTTTCATCATGGAAAAGGAATTGTTCCTGCGCCAGGTGCAGCGCTGCATTGATCATGGCGAGAGCCATTTCTTCCGGGATGTGATTCAAAAAAATCCGGATGGATTGAATATCGCTGCGTATGCATATGATGGCTATCACGCAGTCATCAATTCCATTGACAGTTATTATCGTAATAGTATGGATCTGCTGAACACAGGGCAATATGAACAACTGTTCAAGGAAGATCCGATCCAGACCAAAATCAAATACGAAGCGCCTGCCAAATACCTGGATACCGCCGATGTTAAACATTCACTTCTCGCGAATGGCTGCATTGTAGCTGGAGAGGTGGAAGACAGCATTTTATTCCGGGGCGTACAGGTGGCCAAGGGTGCCAAAATAAAAGGTTCCATCATCATGCAGAAATGTTACATTGGTGAAGGAACCGTACTTGAGAACGTCATTCTCGATAAAGACGTGAAGCTGACCGGAGGACAGACGCTGATCGGCGACCCGTCGAATCCATACATTTTAGCGAAAAGTACTATTATCTAA
- a CDS encoding iron-containing alcohol dehydrogenase, with protein MATHAYYVPPVNLMGRGCLQEAGQMIEQMGIRKALVVSDRQLITSGVAEQVLSILRKSGLEYVVYDEVQPNPTCQNVHDGLQVFQDHGCDAIISIGGGSPQDAAKGIGIVATNGGHIREYEGLHQSKHKSVPLVAFNTTAGTSSEVTINYVITDEERKVKMVMVDRNSLVSLSVNDPELMLSKPASLTAATGMDALTHAVEAMVTPGGFTVTSATAAAAVELIFEYLPRAVRDGSDLEAREHMTYACFLGGIAFNNAGLGYVHAMAHQLGGVYDLPHGVCNAMLLPYVEELNSKHVPGKFRHIAKAIGMDVKGRSDEECSEYVIEAIRQLSKEVGIPEKLSELGVKDPDVELLADNAMKDACAPGNPYQPSKDEVMELFRKII; from the coding sequence ATGGCAACACATGCATATTATGTTCCGCCCGTGAACTTGATGGGTAGAGGATGTTTACAGGAAGCAGGTCAGATGATTGAACAGATGGGTATCCGCAAAGCGCTGGTTGTAAGTGATCGCCAATTGATTACTTCAGGCGTTGCTGAACAGGTACTGTCTATACTAAGAAAATCAGGGTTAGAATATGTTGTATATGATGAGGTTCAGCCTAATCCAACATGTCAGAATGTACATGATGGACTTCAAGTATTCCAGGATCATGGCTGTGACGCCATTATATCGATAGGCGGAGGTTCACCGCAGGATGCTGCCAAAGGGATTGGTATTGTAGCTACGAACGGTGGGCATATCCGTGAATATGAAGGACTGCATCAATCGAAACATAAGTCCGTACCACTTGTGGCTTTTAACACAACAGCGGGCACATCGAGCGAGGTGACAATTAACTACGTGATTACAGATGAGGAACGTAAAGTGAAGATGGTGATGGTAGACCGCAACAGTCTGGTCTCCCTGTCGGTTAATGATCCGGAGCTGATGCTCAGCAAACCTGCAAGTCTCACAGCGGCGACAGGAATGGATGCCTTGACCCATGCCGTAGAAGCGATGGTTACACCGGGTGGATTTACAGTGACAAGTGCGACAGCTGCAGCAGCTGTTGAACTGATCTTTGAATATTTGCCAAGAGCCGTGAGAGACGGCAGTGACCTGGAAGCGCGGGAACATATGACGTATGCGTGTTTCCTTGGCGGGATTGCTTTTAATAATGCGGGCCTGGGTTATGTCCATGCGATGGCGCATCAACTGGGTGGCGTATATGATCTGCCGCACGGTGTCTGTAACGCAATGTTACTCCCCTATGTGGAAGAGTTGAACTCCAAGCATGTCCCCGGCAAATTCCGTCATATTGCTAAGGCAATTGGTATGGATGTGAAGGGTAGAAGTGATGAGGAGTGTTCGGAGTACGTCATAGAGGCCATACGTCAGCTATCGAAGGAAGTCGGCATTCCTGAGAAACTGTCTGAACTGGGTGTAAAAGATCCCGATGTGGAACTGCTTGCCGATAACGCGATGAAAGATGCTTGTGCACCAGGCAATCCCTATCAACCGTCCAAGGATGAGGTGATGGAGTTGTTTCGCAAAATTATATAG
- a CDS encoding glucose-1-phosphate adenylyltransferase has product MAKKEVVAMLLAGGQGKRLKGLTKSLAKPAVYFGGTYRIIDFPLSNCSNSGIDTVGVLTQYEPLVLHSYIGIGSDWDLDRKNGGVYVLPPHEREDGSNWYRGTADAIFRNLNFIEQFDPEHVLILSGDHIYKMDYEKMLQYHKEKDADCTISVIDVSLEEASRFGVLNTNDDYSIYEFEEKPPEPKSTLASMGIYLFKWDVLKRFLIQDEQQASTSYDFGKDIIPLLLENEKSLYAYPFEGYWKDVGTIRSLWESNMDLLDEDTPFNLNDPDWRIFTRNPNQPAQYISPSAKVRNCIISEGSVVHGEVNHSVLFYGIEVGENSAVIDSVIMPRVKIGQNVRIHRAIIAEGLVIPDGTQISPAPGDESDILLVDQEELERQLRQGITSKA; this is encoded by the coding sequence ATGGCGAAAAAAGAAGTTGTAGCGATGCTACTTGCCGGAGGGCAAGGTAAGAGGTTAAAAGGATTGACCAAATCACTGGCTAAGCCGGCAGTATATTTTGGCGGCACGTACCGAATCATTGATTTTCCGCTGAGTAACTGCTCTAATTCTGGTATTGATACAGTGGGTGTATTGACTCAATATGAACCACTTGTCTTACATTCCTATATTGGCATTGGCAGTGACTGGGATCTGGATCGGAAAAACGGCGGGGTATATGTACTTCCTCCGCATGAACGTGAAGACGGTAGCAACTGGTACCGGGGTACAGCGGATGCGATCTTCCGCAACCTGAACTTTATTGAACAATTCGATCCTGAGCATGTGCTCATTCTGTCAGGGGATCATATCTATAAGATGGACTACGAAAAAATGCTCCAGTATCACAAAGAAAAAGATGCGGATTGCACCATATCGGTCATTGATGTCTCATTGGAAGAAGCCAGCCGATTCGGTGTGCTGAACACCAACGATGACTATAGCATCTATGAATTTGAAGAAAAACCTCCTGAGCCCAAGAGCACACTGGCTTCCATGGGTATCTATCTCTTCAAGTGGGATGTACTGAAACGTTTCCTGATCCAGGATGAACAACAGGCATCCACCTCCTATGATTTTGGTAAAGATATCATTCCGTTATTGCTTGAAAATGAAAAATCCTTATACGCATATCCGTTCGAAGGGTATTGGAAAGATGTAGGTACCATTCGCAGTCTGTGGGAGTCGAATATGGATTTGTTGGACGAAGATACCCCGTTTAACCTGAATGACCCGGACTGGCGTATTTTCACACGTAATCCAAACCAACCTGCACAATACATCTCGCCTTCGGCCAAAGTGCGGAATTGTATTATTAGTGAAGGCAGTGTGGTGCATGGAGAGGTCAATCATTCTGTTCTATTCTACGGAATTGAGGTTGGGGAGAACAGCGCCGTTATCGATTCTGTCATCATGCCAAGGGTGAAGATCGGGCAAAATGTGCGTATTCATCGAGCAATCATTGCAGAAGGATTGGTTATTCCGGATGGAACACAGATTTCGCCCGCACCGGGAGATGAGAGTGATATATTACTCGTCGATCAGGAAGAACTGGAGCGTCAGCTTCGCCAAGGAATAACCAGCAAGGCCTAA
- a CDS encoding effector binding domain-containing protein: MDHYTRIQLAIEYLEQHLQDDFNIRETSAAASFSAFHFQRLFQAITGFTVLEYVRRRRLTEAAAMLRGTSEGILDIAMSFGYQSQEAFTRAFSAYFGMTPAKLRKLEADQWSLLNMQQNIDFNEYRTSLGGTFHMNTPRLVTREPNWIVGYDYKTNLNDNQHYAEIPGFYHDFGLEQRFMVIPERTRPDMAYGVACHFEEDGAFSFIVGEESGGASQVLEPGFTSIEIPGGLYAEFTVEGSGQDIRKMIYGSWLPQSNYERREGPDFEVTDVWKSTPEQLDMKIYIPLK, translated from the coding sequence ATGGATCATTACACACGAATTCAGCTTGCTATTGAGTATTTGGAGCAGCATTTGCAAGATGATTTTAATATCAGAGAGACGTCCGCGGCTGCGAGCTTTTCGGCGTTTCATTTTCAGCGTTTATTCCAGGCGATCACGGGATTTACGGTACTGGAATATGTGCGCAGACGCAGATTAACGGAGGCTGCTGCGATGTTGCGGGGCACATCGGAAGGCATATTGGACATTGCGATGAGCTTTGGCTATCAATCTCAAGAGGCATTTACACGTGCATTTTCAGCTTATTTTGGAATGACACCGGCGAAGCTGCGTAAGCTGGAAGCGGATCAGTGGTCTCTTTTGAATATGCAACAGAACATTGATTTTAATGAATATCGAACTTCGCTTGGTGGAACATTCCACATGAACACACCCCGTCTGGTCACACGGGAACCAAACTGGATTGTCGGCTATGATTATAAGACCAACCTGAATGACAATCAGCATTATGCCGAGATACCGGGATTTTATCACGATTTTGGGTTGGAACAGAGATTCATGGTTATCCCGGAGAGGACACGCCCTGATATGGCATACGGTGTGGCCTGTCATTTTGAAGAGGATGGAGCATTTTCTTTTATTGTGGGTGAAGAAAGCGGTGGAGCATCGCAGGTACTTGAACCCGGTTTTACTTCGATTGAAATTCCGGGCGGCTTGTATGCAGAGTTCACCGTGGAAGGCTCCGGGCAGGATATTCGTAAAATGATCTATGGCAGCTGGCTGCCGCAGTCGAACTATGAACGGAGGGAAGGGCCGGACTTTGAAGTGACGGATGTCTGGAAATCGACCCCTGAACAACTGGACATGAAGATCTATATCCCGTTAAAATAG